One Pleurocapsa sp. PCC 7327 DNA segment encodes these proteins:
- a CDS encoding thymidylate synthase, translating into MIVEKQTSIVFNYIPCEQFNQLICGYGQTAVITGWTVRQSVTKHLIPEEFAVVGNLYSATRGISPLIRNLLKNPHVRFLVILNATKEDKNSGSCECLLDFFRQGFTKGKSDTGRECWVINSKIRGYIDIEIPDSILEKLRQSLQWEEAKSIAQAVNFVKSYASRSPVEPWGDPLDNFPKVEIHPAILPGYRYGHRIEGETIAETWVKILHRIKTTGTIRPSQYGRWQELIDLVAIVTKEPADLYFPNPNYLPVEREFIGDYRSQMLDDAPIREGVKYTYGQRLRSWFGRDQIEQAIEKLATEKDSSRAVMSLWDVQDYENNDSPPCLNHIWLRIVDDELSLTATFRSNDMFSAWVANAMGLRALQQHIQEQINHKTDYSLKIGPLITVSQSAHIYDDCWEYADRIIQTEYPKICSSRNFDDPSGSFVINIKDREIIVEHLTPGSGEVVNCYSGKSARSIYQQIAADCPSLQVEHAMYLGTELQKAEIALSSPQSLVYTQDRPLKVQN; encoded by the coding sequence ATGATCGTAGAAAAACAAACTTCTATAGTATTTAACTATATACCTTGTGAACAATTTAACCAGTTAATTTGTGGTTATGGACAAACAGCAGTGATTACCGGATGGACGGTAAGACAATCTGTGACAAAGCATTTAATCCCTGAAGAATTTGCTGTTGTAGGCAATCTTTATTCAGCGACTAGGGGGATTAGCCCATTAATTCGGAATTTGCTAAAAAATCCTCATGTACGATTTTTAGTGATTCTTAATGCAACAAAAGAAGATAAAAATTCGGGGAGTTGTGAATGTTTATTAGACTTTTTTCGCCAGGGATTTACAAAAGGCAAAAGCGATACCGGAAGAGAATGTTGGGTCATTAATTCAAAAATAAGAGGTTACATTGATATCGAAATCCCTGACTCAATATTAGAAAAATTACGTCAATCTTTACAATGGGAAGAAGCAAAATCTATTGCTCAAGCTGTTAATTTTGTTAAATCCTATGCCTCCAGGTCGCCAGTCGAACCTTGGGGAGATCCCTTAGATAATTTTCCGAAAGTAGAAATTCATCCTGCTATTCTACCCGGATACAGATACGGACATCGTATAGAAGGAGAAACTATAGCAGAAACTTGGGTCAAGATTTTACATCGAATTAAAACGACTGGAACGATTCGACCTTCTCAATATGGACGATGGCAAGAGTTAATCGATCTAGTTGCAATTGTCACGAAAGAACCTGCCGATCTTTATTTTCCAAACCCTAATTATCTTCCTGTCGAACGAGAGTTTATTGGAGATTATCGTTCGCAAATGTTAGATGATGCTCCTATTCGGGAAGGTGTTAAATATACTTATGGTCAGCGTTTGCGATCGTGGTTTGGACGAGATCAAATTGAGCAAGCTATTGAGAAATTAGCAACAGAAAAAGACTCTTCTAGAGCAGTAATGTCTCTCTGGGATGTGCAAGATTATGAAAATAACGACAGTCCGCCATGTCTCAATCATATCTGGTTGAGAATTGTCGATGACGAACTCTCTTTAACTGCTACTTTTCGTAGTAATGATATGTTTTCAGCTTGGGTTGCTAATGCAATGGGATTAAGAGCATTACAACAACATATTCAAGAACAAATTAATCATAAAACTGACTATAGCTTAAAAATTGGACCTCTAATTACTGTTAGTCAAAGCGCTCATATTTATGATGACTGTTGGGAGTATGCCGATCGCATCATTCAAACTGAATATCCTAAAATTTGCTCCTCAAGAAATTTTGACGATCCCAGTGGTAGTTTTGTTATTAATATTAAAGATCGAGAAATTATTGTAGAACATCTCACTCCTGGTTCTGGCGAAGTTGTTAACTGTTACTCTGGCAAATCTGCACGCTCTATTTATCAACAAATCGCCGCCGATTGCCCCAGTCTTCAAGTCGAACACGCGATGTATTTAGGAACAGAATTACAAAAAGCCGAGATAGCGCTATCTTCACCTCAAAGCTTAGTGTATACCCAAGATCGACCGTTAAAAGTTCAAAATTAA
- the dcd gene encoding dCTP deaminase, with translation MIKNDIWIAKMAQQGMITPFEPKLIRRFENLPVISYGLSSYGYDIRLSPSEFRIFRHIPGTVVDPKNFNPDNLEPTKLHTDANGSYFILPAHSYGLGVALERLDIPENITVLCIGKSSYARVGLIANLTPAEAGWRGHLTLEFSNSSSADCRIYANEGVVQLIFFEGEPCSVSYETRQGKYQDQPEQVIFSRV, from the coding sequence GTGATCAAGAACGATATTTGGATTGCCAAAATGGCACAACAAGGAATGATAACTCCTTTTGAGCCTAAATTAATTCGTCGCTTTGAGAATTTACCAGTTATTTCTTATGGGTTGAGTAGCTATGGCTATGACATTAGACTCTCTCCCTCAGAGTTTCGGATTTTTAGACATATTCCCGGTACGGTTGTCGATCCAAAAAACTTTAATCCTGATAATTTAGAACCGACAAAGCTTCATACCGATGCTAACGGGAGCTACTTTATTTTACCTGCTCACTCCTATGGACTTGGAGTTGCATTAGAAAGATTAGATATTCCTGAAAATATTACAGTTCTTTGTATTGGGAAATCATCTTATGCTCGCGTCGGGTTAATTGCTAATCTCACGCCTGCTGAGGCAGGTTGGAGAGGACATTTAACTTTAGAATTTTCTAATTCTTCTAGTGCTGATTGCCGCATTTATGCCAATGAAGGGGTCGTGCAATTGATTTTCTTTGAGGGAGAACCTTGTTCTGTTAGTTACGAAACTCGTCAAGGTAAATATCAAGACCAACCCGAACAAGTTATATTTTCAAGGGTTTAA
- a CDS encoding DUF655 domain-containing protein: MKQSFFIKKYHISIFFVSLFFLISCQRNPESQRLQPLAQNPYIQAYFNHNQAKGANYTDPYRNITRPGDNLEQIIIDGINSANSSIDVAVQEFRLPKIAQALAERYQAGVKVRVILENIYNRPFSELTETEINQLTKRERDRYNEFLAFTDKNKDGKLSSQEVNEGDALIIMRNASIPIIDDTADGSAGSGLMHHKFTIIDGNTVLVGSANYTISDIHGDFSYPETRGNANNLLKINNPQLAQIFTEEFNLMWGDGPGNRLDSKFGIKKSIRESKKIAIGDSRITVHFSPDSLMVPWNYTSNGLIGSTLRKATNSIELALFVFSEQKLADILETLHHQDVKIKALIEPEFAFRNYSESLDMLGVALSEKCQYEENNRPWRVPLATVGIPQMPQGDKLHHKFGIVDRDIVITGSHNWSAAANYYNDETLLVVESSQVAAHFIREFEQLYSKAILGVPATLQQKIKAEANKCSSAKTIFSPSNTNGLININIASPEELETLPGIGAKLAQRIVEARQQQPFTSLEDLKRVSGISSSKLKKIEGRVTW, from the coding sequence ATGAAACAATCTTTTTTTATTAAAAAATATCATATTTCCATCTTTTTTGTAAGTTTATTTTTTCTAATTTCTTGTCAAAGAAACCCAGAAAGCCAACGTCTTCAACCATTGGCTCAAAATCCTTACATTCAAGCTTACTTTAACCACAATCAAGCCAAAGGAGCCAACTATACCGATCCCTATCGCAACATTACTCGCCCTGGAGATAATTTAGAACAAATTATTATTGATGGGATTAACTCAGCGAACTCTAGTATTGATGTTGCCGTGCAAGAATTTCGCTTGCCGAAAATCGCTCAAGCACTGGCAGAACGATATCAAGCAGGAGTTAAAGTTAGAGTAATTTTAGAGAACATTTATAATCGTCCATTCAGCGAACTGACAGAAACAGAGATTAATCAACTTACCAAAAGAGAGCGCGATCGCTATAATGAATTTTTGGCTTTTACCGATAAAAATAAAGACGGAAAACTCAGTTCTCAGGAAGTTAATGAAGGCGATGCATTAATTATTATGCGCAATGCTAGTATTCCTATTATTGACGATACAGCAGATGGATCCGCTGGTAGCGGTTTAATGCACCACAAATTTACTATTATTGACGGTAATACTGTATTAGTAGGCTCAGCTAACTATACTATTAGCGATATTCATGGAGATTTTAGCTATCCAGAAACTAGGGGAAATGCTAATAATTTGCTAAAAATTAATAATCCTCAATTGGCACAAATTTTTACTGAAGAATTTAACCTGATGTGGGGGGATGGTCCTGGAAATCGATTAGATAGTAAATTCGGCATCAAAAAATCCATTCGAGAGTCAAAAAAAATTGCGATCGGTGACAGCAGGATTACAGTACACTTTTCTCCTGATTCATTAATGGTTCCTTGGAACTATACCAGTAATGGGTTAATTGGTAGCACGCTGAGAAAAGCTACTAATTCAATCGAATTAGCTTTATTTGTTTTTAGCGAACAAAAGTTAGCTGATATTCTTGAGACTTTACATCATCAAGACGTGAAAATAAAAGCATTGATCGAACCAGAATTTGCTTTTCGCAACTATAGTGAAAGTTTAGATATGCTGGGCGTTGCTTTGAGCGAAAAATGTCAATATGAAGAAAATAATCGTCCTTGGCGAGTTCCCCTCGCTACGGTAGGCATTCCTCAAATGCCTCAAGGCGATAAGCTCCATCACAAATTTGGTATTGTAGATAGAGATATTGTTATTACAGGATCTCACAATTGGTCGGCAGCCGCTAACTATTATAATGACGAGACTTTATTAGTTGTTGAAAGTTCTCAGGTTGCAGCTCATTTTATTAGAGAGTTTGAGCAGTTGTATAGTAAGGCAATTTTAGGAGTTCCCGCAACACTCCAACAAAAAATTAAAGCAGAAGCAAACAAATGTTCTTCAGCAAAAACCATTTTCTCTCCATCGAATACCAATGGATTAATAAATATAAATATTGCCAGCCCAGAAGAATTAGAAACACTACCAGGAATTGGAGCTAAATTAGCGCAACGTATTGTTGAAGCTCGTCAACAGCAACCATTTACTTCTCTAGAAGATTTAAAGAGAGTCTCAGGCATTAGTTCGAGTAAACTTAAAAAAATAGAAGGTAGAGTTACTTGGTAA
- a CDS encoding rhomboid family intramembrane serine protease, whose protein sequence is MDIARLFLWIICASCLIFLIRAVSVSFRNNRGWIVVSSIILAIALLISSFNSNLAALIGGILWIIFLLIPSIGFSQVNQLTHQHRYREARQLASYLRWLHPADGWQERPKLLLALELAQRGDLCEVITILNNYHKNNPSSIRHTQALIYWMKSDWKNCLLWFQQQIPKKVLLNEPNLLIYYLRTLGETGDLNSLLKSIKLYRKSLEKLGSVQRDCIRMFALAFCGQVTQVKQLFNGPLNGDSENIKIFWLATAQMVAGKTEVAREQLLSLRMSNDFILSNAVEWRLGHSLAEPTQVLDSISRDIIHQIATEIEQESKYKHMTNFSYKKLYITYGLIAINFIFFMLANILGSSENAETLDYLGALIPEKVWLGEWWRLLSANFLHFGWLHLAINMLGLYFLGRFVEVSIDYSRYLAVYLISGVVSMLAFSILTIQFGDKEQLLVGASSAIMGLVGVIVAMFLRDWWKEKSRIASKRLSFVLLVVAIQFLFDFTTPEISFLSHILGLVTGFTVGSIFLIK, encoded by the coding sequence ATGGATATCGCTCGCTTATTTCTTTGGATAATTTGCGCTTCTTGCCTTATCTTCCTCATTCGCGCTGTTAGCGTTTCTTTTAGGAATAATCGTGGCTGGATTGTTGTTAGCAGTATAATTTTAGCGATCGCGCTCTTAATTTCGTCCTTCAATTCTAATTTAGCTGCTTTGATTGGCGGCATTCTATGGATAATTTTTTTATTGATTCCCAGTATTGGCTTTTCCCAGGTTAATCAATTGACTCATCAGCATCGCTACAGAGAAGCGCGTCAACTTGCTTCTTATTTGCGATGGTTGCATCCTGCCGATGGCTGGCAAGAGCGACCTAAGTTATTATTAGCATTGGAATTGGCTCAGCGAGGCGATCTTTGCGAAGTGATAACAATACTTAATAACTATCACAAAAACAATCCTAGCTCGATCCGCCATACTCAAGCTTTAATTTACTGGATGAAATCTGATTGGAAAAATTGTTTATTGTGGTTTCAGCAACAAATTCCCAAAAAAGTTTTACTAAATGAACCCAATCTTTTAATCTACTACCTAAGAACTTTAGGAGAAACGGGAGATTTAAATAGTCTGCTCAAATCTATAAAATTGTATAGAAAAAGCTTAGAAAAACTAGGTAGCGTACAGCGCGATTGCATTCGTATGTTTGCATTAGCATTTTGTGGACAAGTGACGCAAGTAAAGCAATTATTTAATGGGCCTTTAAATGGGGATTCAGAAAATATTAAAATATTTTGGCTAGCGACAGCACAGATGGTTGCTGGAAAAACAGAAGTTGCTCGCGAACAATTGTTGAGTCTTCGCATGAGTAATGATTTTATTCTAAGCAACGCAGTGGAATGGCGATTGGGTCATTCCCTTGCAGAACCAACACAAGTATTAGATTCTATTTCTAGAGACATAATCCATCAAATTGCTACGGAGATTGAACAGGAATCGAAATATAAACATATGACTAACTTTAGTTATAAAAAACTTTATATAACTTATGGATTAATTGCAATAAACTTTATCTTTTTTATGCTTGCAAACATTTTAGGAAGTAGCGAAAATGCAGAGACGTTAGATTATCTCGGCGCTTTAATTCCTGAAAAAGTATGGTTGGGAGAATGGTGGCGGTTGTTAAGTGCCAACTTTTTACATTTTGGTTGGCTACACCTAGCGATTAATATGCTAGGGCTTTATTTTTTAGGTCGATTTGTGGAAGTTTCTATAGACTACAGTCGATATCTAGCCGTTTATTTGATTAGTGGCGTTGTTTCGATGTTAGCTTTTTCTATCTTAACTATACAATTTGGAGACAAAGAACAACTTTTAGTCGGTGCATCGTCAGCAATTATGGGATTGGTTGGAGTTATTGTGGCAATGTTTCTACGAGATTGGTGGAAGGAAAAGTCTCGAATTGCTTCCAAGCGTCTATCTTTTGTTCTTTTAGTTGTTGCCATCCAGTTTTTATTTGATTTTACAACTCCAGAAATAAGCTTTTTAAGTCATATTTTAGGATTAGTTACAGGCTTCACTGTCGGTTCTATTTTCTTAATTAAGTAA